From a region of the Neobacillus niacini genome:
- a CDS encoding glycoside hydrolase family 15 protein, translating to MNEKISNSYQILDQLRLPHGLYLASSSQDYQYVWLRDSFYMSLPYLKQNNQIYELTYHRILDLFREYEWKLDIHTVQRPREQWEYLHSRYSASEVREMDTPWGHAQHDAIGAILWGIGMGQQRGKRIIRDAKDHEIVQKLVGYLGCVRYWEDEDNGMWEEWKEVHSSSVGACVAGLQAVRDIVFVPGEWITNGFETLSNIFPHESNQRPFDLAQLSLIYPYRVLAGEEAKVVVDRIETNLLRERGVIRYKGDSYYSTIEHEGRHHDLSFYYGTEAEWTFGLPWLALCHLELGNVKKAKQYIAQTENVMLPDGSLPELYFAQSEKYNTNTPLGWGSAMYILAKERYEGLM from the coding sequence ATGAACGAAAAAATAAGCAATAGCTATCAAATCCTAGATCAGTTACGTTTGCCGCATGGTTTGTATTTAGCTTCTTCGTCCCAGGATTATCAGTATGTTTGGTTACGGGATTCTTTTTATATGTCACTGCCTTATTTAAAGCAAAATAATCAAATTTATGAATTGACCTATCATCGAATTTTGGACTTATTTAGAGAATACGAATGGAAACTGGATATTCATACCGTTCAAAGACCGAGAGAGCAATGGGAATACCTTCATTCGAGGTATTCTGCTTCCGAAGTAAGGGAAATGGATACCCCATGGGGACATGCACAGCATGATGCCATTGGAGCGATACTATGGGGGATTGGAATGGGTCAACAGAGGGGTAAAAGGATTATTCGAGATGCAAAGGATCATGAAATTGTTCAAAAGCTTGTTGGCTATTTAGGGTGTGTTCGATATTGGGAGGACGAGGATAATGGGATGTGGGAGGAATGGAAAGAGGTCCATTCAAGCTCAGTGGGGGCATGTGTTGCTGGTCTTCAAGCAGTAAGAGACATCGTATTTGTTCCCGGTGAATGGATTACGAATGGCTTTGAAACTCTATCAAATATCTTCCCACATGAAAGTAACCAGCGCCCATTTGACTTAGCTCAATTAAGTTTAATCTATCCGTACCGGGTATTGGCAGGCGAAGAAGCAAAAGTGGTTGTCGACCGAATTGAAACGAACCTTTTACGGGAACGAGGGGTAATCCGCTACAAGGGAGATTCCTATTATTCAACGATTGAACATGAAGGAAGGCATCACGATTTATCTTTTTATTATGGTACTGAGGCAGAGTGGACATTTGGATTGCCATGGCTGGCATTATGCCATTTAGAATTAGGTAATGTCAAAAAGGCTAAACAGTATATAGCTCAAACCGAAAATGTAATGCTTCCTGATGGCAGCTTACCCGAATTGTATTTTGCCCAATCGGAAAAGTACAACACTAATACCCCATTGGGATGGGGAAGTGCTATGTATATCCTAGCTAAAGAGCGATATGAAGGATTAATGTAA
- a CDS encoding YueI family protein, with protein sequence MKKQSVEEVLQQGIHGPLETKPDERRQFLGTLRERIILALKKNQVTEATIYPQVEREMKKNPQANLLLNGNIEYTALSKYVKLAAKHKIEHKIVTNKERDTDIGLLLAMDHAIDKEEIYITQKEISQPEPPKSKGLFAKLFKR encoded by the coding sequence TTGAAAAAGCAGAGTGTGGAGGAAGTCCTTCAACAGGGAATTCACGGTCCTTTGGAAACGAAGCCGGATGAAAGACGGCAATTTTTAGGAACCTTACGAGAACGTATTATTCTTGCTCTTAAGAAAAATCAAGTGACGGAAGCAACGATTTACCCTCAAGTGGAGAGGGAAATGAAAAAAAATCCTCAGGCCAATCTCTTATTGAATGGAAATATCGAATACACAGCTCTATCCAAATATGTAAAGCTGGCTGCCAAACACAAGATTGAGCATAAAATTGTAACCAATAAGGAACGCGACACTGATATCGGCCTATTGCTGGCGATGGACCATGCAATCGATAAGGAAGAGATTTATATCACTCAAAAAGAAATCAGCCAGCCTGAACCCCCAAAAAGCAAAGGACTTTTTGCGAAATTATTTAAACGATGA
- the aceA gene encoding isocitrate lyase — MTNSRAKALQESWEMDKRWNGITRPYSAEDVIKLRGSLDIEHTLARRGAEKLWKQMNEEEYINALGALTGNQAVQQVKAGLKAIYLSGWQVAADANLSGHMYPDQSLYPANSVPSVVKRINQALQRADQITHSEGDNSIDWFVPIVADAEAGFGGQLNCFELMKGMIEAGAAGVHFEDQLSSEKKCGHLGGKVLLPTQTAVRNLIAARLAADVMGVPTVLVARTDANAADLITSDIDMNDAPFITGERTAEGFFRTKAGLDQAIARGLAYAPYADLIWCETSEPNIEEARRFAEAIHEKFPGKMLAYNCSPSFNWKKKLDQDTIAKFQQELGKMGYKFQFVTLAGFHALNHSMFELARGYKERGMAAYSELQQAEFDSEQYGYTATRHQREVGTGYFDQVSMVITGGTSSTTALKGSTEEEQFTK, encoded by the coding sequence ATGACAAATTCAAGAGCGAAGGCATTACAAGAAAGCTGGGAAATGGATAAACGATGGAATGGCATTACTAGACCATATAGTGCTGAGGATGTTATCAAGCTTCGTGGATCGCTTGATATCGAGCATACATTGGCTAGACGTGGAGCAGAAAAGCTTTGGAAGCAAATGAATGAAGAAGAATACATTAATGCTTTAGGCGCACTAACAGGAAATCAAGCAGTTCAGCAGGTTAAAGCAGGATTAAAAGCCATTTACCTAAGCGGATGGCAGGTTGCAGCGGATGCCAACCTATCTGGACATATGTATCCAGACCAAAGCTTATATCCAGCAAACAGCGTACCGAGTGTAGTAAAACGAATTAATCAAGCACTACAACGTGCTGACCAAATCACCCATTCAGAAGGCGATAATTCTATCGACTGGTTTGTTCCGATTGTTGCGGATGCAGAGGCAGGCTTCGGCGGTCAGTTAAACTGTTTCGAGTTAATGAAGGGTATGATTGAAGCAGGAGCAGCAGGTGTCCACTTTGAGGATCAGCTTTCTTCTGAGAAAAAGTGTGGTCATTTGGGAGGTAAAGTCTTACTGCCAACACAAACAGCGGTTCGTAACCTAATTGCGGCTCGTTTAGCTGCTGATGTAATGGGAGTTCCAACTGTATTAGTTGCCCGTACTGACGCAAATGCTGCTGATTTAATTACAAGTGATATTGATATGAACGACGCACCGTTCATTACAGGTGAGCGCACTGCAGAAGGCTTTTTCCGTACTAAGGCAGGACTTGATCAGGCGATTGCCCGCGGCTTAGCATATGCACCATATGCAGATTTAATCTGGTGTGAAACATCTGAGCCAAACATTGAAGAGGCAAGACGTTTTGCTGAAGCGATTCATGAGAAGTTCCCTGGAAAAATGCTTGCTTATAACTGCTCGCCTTCCTTCAACTGGAAGAAGAAACTCGATCAAGATACCATTGCCAAATTCCAGCAAGAGCTTGGAAAAATGGGCTACAAATTCCAATTCGTTACCCTTGCTGGCTTCCATGCCCTGAATCACAGTATGTTTGAACTAGCACGCGGCTACAAAGAGCGCGGTATGGCGGCATACTCTGAATTGCAGCAAGCTGAGTTCGACAGCGAGCAATACGGCTACACCGCAACAAGACACCAGCGTGAAGTAGGAACAGGCTACTTTGACCAAGTGTCCATGGTGATTACAGGCGGAACATCCTCCACAACCGCGTTAAAAGGATCAACAGAGGAAGAACAGTTTACAAAATAA
- the aceB gene encoding malate synthase A yields the protein MSTQTTGIEVDGALKAHYDEILTPEALKFIEELEQKFGARRIELLQYRQKRQEEINNGSLPDFLPETKQIRNGDWTIAPLPKDLHDRRVEITGPTDRKMVINALNSGAKVFMADCEDATSPTWENIVEGQINLRDAVNRTISYENQNGKRYVLNEETAVLFVRPRGLHLEEKHVLLSGKPISGSFFDFGMYFFHNVKHLLARRTGPYFYLPKLESHLEARLWNDVFIFSQNRLGIAQGTIKATVLIETIMAAFEMNEILFELKEHSAGLNCGRWDYIFSYLKKLRNHESIILPDRSQVTMTVPFMRSYSLLTIQTCHRRKAPAIGGMAAQIPIRDNTQANEEAFAKVRADKEREVRDGHDGTWVAHPGLVPVALEVFDREMPVANQIHTTKQQKITITASDLLESPSGKITEEGVRTNINVGIQYIASWLSGRGAAPIHNLMEDAATAEISRAQVWQWIRHPKGVLADGRKVTFEMYEHYKAEELEKIKQEIGDKAYKTGRFTEAVELFDSLIINDVFVEFLTLPGYTLL from the coding sequence ATGTCAACGCAAACAACAGGTATTGAAGTAGATGGAGCTCTTAAAGCACACTACGATGAGATTTTAACACCCGAGGCGCTGAAGTTTATTGAGGAGCTGGAACAAAAATTTGGAGCAAGGCGAATTGAACTGTTACAGTACAGGCAAAAACGCCAAGAGGAAATCAATAATGGATCTCTTCCGGATTTCCTACCCGAAACAAAGCAAATTCGTAATGGCGACTGGACGATTGCGCCATTACCAAAAGACCTTCACGATCGCCGTGTAGAGATTACCGGACCCACCGATAGAAAGATGGTCATCAACGCTCTAAATTCGGGTGCAAAAGTTTTTATGGCAGATTGTGAAGATGCTACTTCACCCACCTGGGAAAATATCGTCGAAGGACAAATCAACTTAAGGGACGCAGTAAATCGGACGATTTCCTATGAAAATCAAAATGGAAAAAGATATGTGCTAAATGAAGAAACGGCCGTCCTGTTTGTAAGACCGCGCGGACTTCATTTAGAAGAGAAACATGTGCTGCTTAGTGGCAAGCCTATTTCTGGGAGCTTTTTTGATTTTGGAATGTACTTTTTCCACAATGTAAAACATCTTCTGGCAAGACGAACAGGTCCATATTTTTACCTGCCAAAGCTAGAAAGCCATTTAGAAGCACGGCTGTGGAATGATGTTTTTATTTTTTCGCAAAACAGGCTTGGAATTGCTCAAGGAACCATTAAAGCGACAGTCTTAATTGAAACGATAATGGCGGCATTTGAAATGAATGAAATTTTATTCGAATTGAAAGAGCACTCAGCAGGATTGAACTGCGGCAGATGGGATTATATTTTTAGTTACTTAAAAAAGCTTCGTAACCATGAAAGTATCATTCTGCCGGATCGATCCCAGGTAACAATGACTGTACCATTTATGCGTTCCTATTCATTGCTTACCATTCAAACTTGTCATCGCAGGAAGGCTCCGGCAATTGGAGGGATGGCAGCGCAAATACCTATTCGTGACAATACGCAGGCAAACGAGGAAGCATTTGCGAAGGTTCGAGCTGATAAAGAGCGAGAAGTACGGGATGGTCATGATGGTACATGGGTAGCACACCCCGGTTTGGTGCCAGTAGCGCTTGAAGTATTTGATAGAGAAATGCCAGTAGCCAACCAGATTCATACAACCAAACAGCAAAAGATTACGATAACTGCCAGTGATTTACTTGAGTCACCTAGCGGTAAGATTACCGAAGAAGGGGTCCGCACTAATATTAATGTCGGGATTCAATATATTGCTTCCTGGTTATCGGGAAGAGGAGCTGCACCCATTCACAACTTAATGGAGGACGCAGCAACTGCTGAAATCTCAAGGGCTCAAGTTTGGCAGTGGATCCGTCATCCGAAGGGTGTGTTAGCGGATGGAAGAAAAGTAACGTTTGAAATGTATGAGCACTATAAGGCTGAAGAATTAGAAAAAATAAAGCAGGAAATTGGCGATAAAGCCTATAAAACTGGACGTTTTACGGAAGCAGTTGAGCTGTTTGACAGCTTGATTATAAATGATGTATTTGTAGAGTTTTTAACATTACCTGGATATACGCTTTTATGA
- the gatC gene encoding Asp-tRNA(Asn)/Glu-tRNA(Gln) amidotransferase subunit GatC, which yields MTRISNEQVKHVANLARLEISEDEAEIFTKQLDAIITFAEQLNELDTTNVEPTYHVLDMKNVFREDSKEKGLPREEVLKNAPDHQDGQIKVPAIIGE from the coding sequence ATGACACGAATCTCAAACGAACAGGTTAAGCATGTAGCCAACCTAGCGAGGTTAGAAATATCAGAGGATGAAGCTGAAATCTTCACAAAGCAACTGGACGCCATTATTACATTTGCAGAACAGTTGAATGAACTGGATACGACAAATGTTGAACCGACTTATCATGTACTCGATATGAAAAATGTATTCCGAGAGGACAGTAAGGAAAAGGGATTGCCACGTGAAGAAGTATTAAAAAATGCACCTGATCATCAGGATGGACAAATTAAAGTTCCTGCAATTATCGGGGAGTAA
- the gatA gene encoding Asp-tRNA(Asn)/Glu-tRNA(Gln) amidotransferase subunit GatA, with product MSLFDYKVSDLHELLHKKELKVADLVDESYKRIAQVDGKVQAFLTLDEEKARQTAYSLDEKLNANSASNLLFGMPIGIKDNIVTKGLRTTCASKILENFNPIYDATVVQKLQQQETVTIGKLNMDEFAMGSSNENSHYQKTRNPWDLDRVPGGSSGGSAASVAAGEVLFSLGSDTGGSIRQPAAFCGVVGLKPTYGRVSRFGLVAFASSLDQIGPITRTVEDNAYLLQAISGLDPMDSTSANVDVPNFVSALTGDVKGLKIAVPKEYLGEGVTETVRQSVLNALKVLEKQGAVWEEVSLPHSKYALAAYYLLSSSEASANLARFDGVRYGYRTPNADNLLDLYKKSRAEGFGDEVKRRIMLGTFALSSGYYDAYYKKAQQVRTLIKKDFEDVFEKYDVIIGPTTPTPAFKIGENIDDPLTMYVNDILTIPVNLAGVPGISVPCGFDNGLPLGLQIIGKHFDEETVYRVAHAFEQATDYHKQKPGL from the coding sequence GTGAGCTTATTTGATTATAAAGTTTCAGATCTACATGAACTTTTACATAAAAAAGAACTAAAAGTGGCAGATCTCGTTGATGAGTCGTATAAACGTATTGCTCAGGTGGATGGCAAGGTACAAGCATTTCTAACATTGGACGAAGAGAAGGCTAGACAAACAGCATATTCATTGGATGAGAAGCTTAACGCCAATTCTGCAAGTAACTTGTTATTTGGAATGCCAATTGGCATTAAAGACAATATTGTCACAAAAGGACTTCGGACAACCTGTGCTAGTAAAATTCTTGAAAATTTTAATCCCATCTACGATGCTACCGTAGTTCAAAAGCTGCAGCAGCAAGAAACAGTAACCATTGGAAAGTTAAATATGGATGAGTTTGCGATGGGATCTTCGAATGAAAATTCCCACTACCAAAAGACGCGCAATCCCTGGGATCTTGATAGAGTACCAGGCGGTTCTTCAGGCGGTTCTGCTGCTTCGGTTGCGGCAGGTGAGGTGCTGTTTTCATTAGGTTCCGATACAGGGGGATCTATCCGGCAGCCAGCTGCTTTTTGCGGAGTAGTAGGGTTAAAGCCGACTTACGGACGTGTATCACGCTTCGGGCTAGTTGCATTTGCTTCTTCCCTTGATCAAATCGGTCCTATTACCAGAACAGTTGAAGATAATGCCTATCTCCTCCAAGCTATATCCGGATTAGATCCAATGGATTCTACATCAGCCAATGTTGATGTACCGAATTTCGTCTCTGCATTAACTGGTGATGTAAAAGGGTTGAAAATTGCTGTACCTAAAGAGTATCTAGGCGAGGGTGTTACTGAAACGGTTCGCCAGTCCGTGCTGAATGCTTTAAAGGTGCTTGAAAAACAAGGAGCGGTTTGGGAAGAGGTTTCCTTGCCGCATTCTAAGTATGCATTAGCAGCCTATTATTTGCTGTCTTCTTCGGAAGCGTCGGCAAATCTAGCCCGCTTTGACGGCGTCCGCTATGGCTATAGGACACCGAATGCTGATAATTTACTTGATTTATATAAGAAATCAAGAGCGGAAGGTTTTGGTGATGAGGTAAAACGCCGTATCATGCTTGGTACCTTTGCATTAAGTTCAGGTTATTACGATGCCTATTACAAAAAAGCACAGCAAGTCCGAACCTTAATTAAGAAGGACTTTGAAGATGTTTTTGAAAAATATGATGTAATTATTGGTCCAACGACTCCAACTCCTGCGTTTAAAATCGGTGAAAACATCGATGACCCATTAACAATGTACGTGAATGATATTTTGACAATTCCCGTTAATCTAGCAGGGGTACCAGGTATCTCTGTCCCTTGTGGATTTGATAACGGATTACCGTTAGGTTTACAAATCATCGGCAAGCATTTTGATGAAGAGACCGTTTACCGTGTCGCACATGCATTTGAACAAGCAACAGATTATCATAAACAAAAACCAGGACTATAG
- a CDS encoding NAD(P)-binding protein — protein sequence MNSNYPIMLRLEGKKIVVVGGGKVAERKVTGLLGTGSLITVISPNATDELIKLASSGSIEWHEKSFSKEDVEDAFLIFAATNDNELNQSIKMAASDQQLVTIADDPEGSDFHVPSHIQRGRLSITVSTGGASPTLARKIREQLEQQFDEGFDEYLEFLFSARQRVLKEVNDASRKGKILSAIAGREFLNSKNREADFLRLLQNTRNDV from the coding sequence TTGAATTCGAATTATCCGATTATGTTAAGGCTAGAGGGTAAAAAGATAGTCGTTGTAGGCGGCGGCAAAGTGGCAGAACGGAAAGTTACCGGACTGCTTGGTACGGGCTCACTTATCACTGTGATTAGCCCCAATGCCACAGATGAACTTATAAAGTTAGCTAGCAGCGGAAGTATAGAGTGGCATGAAAAATCCTTTTCAAAAGAAGACGTGGAGGATGCGTTCTTAATTTTTGCCGCAACGAACGACAATGAGTTAAATCAGTCTATAAAAATGGCGGCGAGTGACCAACAGCTTGTCACCATTGCTGATGACCCGGAAGGATCGGATTTTCATGTACCCTCACATATTCAGCGGGGACGATTGAGTATTACGGTATCAACAGGCGGAGCCAGTCCAACCTTGGCTAGGAAAATAAGGGAACAGCTGGAACAGCAATTTGATGAAGGATTTGACGAGTATCTAGAATTTTTATTTTCAGCCCGGCAGCGAGTTTTGAAAGAAGTGAACGATGCCTCGAGAAAAGGAAAAATATTATCCGCAATTGCTGGTCGAGAGTTCTTGAATAGTAAGAATCGTGAAGCTGACTTTTTACGGTTATTGCAAAACACAAGAAATGACGTGTGA